From the genome of Castor canadensis chromosome 4, mCasCan1.hap1v2, whole genome shotgun sequence, one region includes:
- the Kcnj3 gene encoding G protein-activated inward rectifier potassium channel 1 isoform X3 yields MSALRRKFGDDYQVVTTSSSGSGLQPQGPGQGPQQQLVPKKKRQRFVDKNGRCNVQHGNLGSETSRYLSDLFTTLVDLKWRWNLFIFILTYTVAWLFMASMWWVIAYTRGDLNKAHVGNYTPCVANVYNFPSAFLFFIETEATIGYGYRYITDKCPEGIILFLFQSILGSIVDAFLIGCMFIKMSQPKKRAETLMFSEHAVISMRDGKLTLMFRVGNLRNSHMVSAQIRCKLLKG; encoded by the coding sequence ATGTCTGCACTCCGAAGGAAATTTGGGGACGATTACCAGGTAGTGACCACCTCGTCTAGCGGCTCGGGCTTGCAGCCGCAGGGGCCGGGTCAGGGCCCTCAGCAGCAGCTTGTACCCAAGAAGAAACGGCAGCGGTTCGTGGACAAGAACGGCCGGTGCAATGTTCAGCACGGCAACCTGGGCAGCGAGACCAGCCGCTACCTCTCGGACCTCTTCACCACTCTGGTGGACCTCAAGTGGCGTTGGAACCTCTTCATCTTCATCCTCACCTACACTGTGGCCTGGCTCTTCATGGCGTCCATGTGGTGGGTGATAGCTTACACCCGGGGCGACCTGAACAAAGCTCACGTCGGCAACTACACCCCCTGCGTGGCCAATGTCTACAACTTcccctctgccttcctcttcttCATCGAGACCGAGGCCACCATCGGCTATGGCTACCGGTACATCACCGACAAGTGCCCCGAGGGCatcattctcttcctctttcagtCCATCCTGGGCTCCATCGTGGACGCTTTCCTCATCGGCTGTATGTTCATCAAGATGTCCCAGCCCAAAAAGCGCGCCGAGACCCTCATGTTCAGCGAGCACGCGGTCATCTCCATGAGGGACGGAAAACTCACGCTTATGTTCCGGGTGGGCAACCTGCGCAACAGCCACATGGTCTCGGCGCAGATCCGCTGCAAGCTGCTCAAA